In one window of Hyla sarda isolate aHylSar1 chromosome 1, aHylSar1.hap1, whole genome shotgun sequence DNA:
- the LOC130311981 gene encoding serum amyloid P-component-like codes for MKEKLFAFPKQSSTSYVWLFPELSGPFEEATVCMRFHSDLTWGYPLFSLSTWSKSNDFLLYYSPEMNTFSLSVSDIDQYYKLQGNNFREWTSICATWNSSVWVVWIDGKKHNIDRKTNMKISADPIIIIGQEQDSYGGGFETSQSFVGEIADINMWDKALTDNNIIDYFADNEISGNVINWNALRYNLTGNVNTLLYVDPYPCEIV; via the coding sequence ATGAAGGAGAAAttgtttgcttttccaaagcagtCGTCCACTTCATATGTTTGGCTATTTCCAGAACTTTCTGGCCCATTTGAAGAGGCTACGGTCTGCATGAGATTCCACTCAGATCTGACCTGGGGTTATCCCTTATTTTCATTGTCCACATGGAGCAAATCTAACGATTTTCTCCTCTATTATTCTCCAGAAATGAATACGTTTTCACTATCAGTCAGTGATATTGACCAGTATTATAAATTACAGGGCAATAATTTTAGAGAATGGACAAGTATCTGTGCAACGTGGAACTCTTCGGTCTGGGTGGTTTGGATCGATGGGAAGAAGCACAACATCGATAGGAAAACAAATATGAAGATCAGCGCTGACCCTATCATTATTATTGGTCAGGAACAAGATTCATATGGTGGAGGATTTGAAACGTCTCAGTCCTTTGTGGGAGAAATAGCAGATATTAATATGTGGGATAAAGCTCTGACTGATAACAATATTATAGATTATTTTGCAGATAATGAAATAAGTGGTAATGTCATTAACTGGAACGCTTTACGGTATAATCTTACTGGTAATGTCAATACACTTCTTTATGTAGATCCCTATCCTTGTGAaattgtataa